A section of the Deinococcus taeanensis genome encodes:
- a CDS encoding DinB family protein, which yields MTGPGVQTFLARSFETELGLFRAVLDGVPDETFGVPRLGHSPAWHALHIAEWLRFFVFQDFSATYAHLGWEDDDRMAATRGTPPVNEHAGKTAVLAELDRMGTLLDAHLRALRDDQLSDLLRSPPAPGGQRERLDGLSLHLRHVAYHRGQLKLALKPA from the coding sequence GTGACGGGACCGGGCGTCCAGACGTTCCTGGCGCGCAGCTTTGAGACGGAACTCGGGCTGTTCCGCGCGGTTCTGGACGGGGTGCCAGACGAGACGTTCGGTGTGCCGCGCCTGGGGCACAGCCCCGCGTGGCACGCGCTGCACATTGCCGAGTGGCTGCGTTTCTTCGTGTTCCAGGACTTCAGCGCCACCTACGCGCACCTGGGCTGGGAAGACGACGACCGCATGGCCGCCACGCGCGGCACGCCCCCCGTGAACGAACACGCCGGAAAAACGGCCGTGCTGGCAGAACTCGACCGGATGGGCACCCTGCTCGACGCGCACCTGCGGGCCCTGCGGGATGATCAGCTGAGTGACCTGCTGCGCTCCCCGCCCGCCCCGGGCGGGCAACGCGAACGCCTGGACGGCCTGAGTCTGCACCTGCGGCACGTGGCGTACCACCGCGGCCAGCTGAAACTGGCCCTGAAACCAGCCTGA
- a CDS encoding MBL fold metallo-hydrolase, whose protein sequence is MSSLTLLAPGVHYLPGAVNSLVIEDGRGAALLVDTGLDDGHARKLLRALETLGLNPSGILNTHSHADHHGGNAFILKRFPELKVFAPPLEDALITYPILEPVGLFGARPPGRCRTSSCSRRPARPGSRRSPA, encoded by the coding sequence ATGAGCAGCCTGACCCTCCTGGCGCCCGGCGTGCACTACCTGCCGGGCGCCGTGAACAGCCTGGTGATCGAGGACGGGCGCGGCGCAGCGCTGCTGGTGGACACCGGTCTGGACGACGGGCACGCCCGCAAGCTGCTGCGCGCGCTGGAGACCCTGGGCCTGAACCCCAGCGGGATCCTGAACACGCACAGCCACGCGGACCATCATGGCGGCAACGCCTTCATCCTGAAGCGCTTCCCGGAGCTGAAGGTGTTCGCGCCGCCGCTGGAGGACGCCCTCATCACGTACCCGATCCTCGAACCCGTGGGGCTCTTCGGGGCGAGGCCCCCCGGGCGCTGCAGAACAAGTTCCTGCTCGCGCCGCCCAGCCCGGCCCGGCTCGCGCCGGAGCCCGGCCTGA
- a CDS encoding M20/M25/M40 family metallo-hydrolase, producing MPLSYLKLIAQTPAPTFREERRAALIAGLWQDLGYAVERDAAGNVLTRLTPPGTEDRPALLLASHLDTVFDEGTDVTVREDAGRLVGPGVGDNSASLAVVTALLRDLRASPLPLRRPLWVAANVGEEGLGDLRGAKHLLAEHRAQLGAFLAVDGYLGVAVTRGVGVRRYRASFTGPGGHSWGDQAPSALHAMGRAISALYALHLPVSPRTTLNVGVAGGGTSVNSIAGSAELLLDLRSLDGDVLTDLDRRAVAALHSAARDAGVRVQLERVGDRPGGDLRGEALLGVVRDAARDGRLDLRLASSSTDANAAVPHGLPALAVGVYRGGNAHRTDEWVQVSSLTPGLKFLRRTVEFYQRNPVA from the coding sequence ATGCCTCTGTCGTACCTCAAGCTCATCGCCCAGACGCCCGCCCCCACGTTCCGGGAGGAGCGGCGGGCGGCCCTGATCGCGGGCCTGTGGCAGGACCTGGGGTACGCGGTGGAACGCGACGCGGCCGGGAACGTCCTGACGCGCCTGACCCCGCCCGGCACCGAGGACCGCCCCGCGCTGCTGCTCGCCTCGCACCTGGACACCGTGTTCGACGAGGGCACCGACGTGACCGTGCGCGAGGACGCCGGCCGCCTCGTGGGGCCGGGCGTGGGGGACAACAGCGCCAGCCTCGCGGTCGTCACGGCCCTGCTGCGCGACCTGCGCGCCAGCCCGCTCCCCCTGCGCCGCCCGCTGTGGGTGGCGGCCAACGTGGGTGAGGAAGGCCTGGGGGACCTGCGCGGCGCCAAGCATCTGCTCGCCGAGCACCGCGCGCAGCTCGGCGCTTTCCTCGCCGTGGACGGGTACCTCGGCGTGGCCGTGACCCGCGGCGTGGGCGTACGCCGCTACCGCGCCTCCTTCACCGGCCCCGGCGGGCACTCCTGGGGCGACCAGGCGCCCAGCGCCCTGCACGCCATGGGCCGCGCCATCAGCGCCCTGTACGCCCTGCACCTGCCGGTCAGTCCCCGCACCACCCTGAACGTGGGGGTCGCCGGGGGGGGCACCAGCGTGAACTCCATTGCGGGAAGCGCCGAACTGCTGCTGGACCTGCGGTCCCTGGACGGCGACGTGCTGACCGACCTGGACCGCCGCGCCGTTGCCGCGCTGCACAGCGCGGCGCGCGACGCGGGCGTGCGGGTGCAGCTGGAACGCGTGGGCGACCGGCCCGGCGGGGACCTGCGCGGCGAAGCGCTGCTGGGCGTGGTGCGGGACGCGGCGCGCGACGGCCGCCTTGACCTGCGCCTGGCGTCGAGCAGCACCGACGCGAACGCCGCCGTGCCGCACGGCCTGCCGGCCCTGGCGGTCGGTGTGTACCGGGGCGGCAACGCACACCGGACCGACGAGTGGGTGCAGGTCAGCAGCCTCACACCCGGCCTGAAGTTCCTGCGCCGCACCGTGGAGTTCTACCAGCGCAACCCGGTCGCCTGA
- the purC gene encoding phosphoribosylaminoimidazolesuccinocarboxamide synthase, translated as MSTNISRGELKYEGKAKRVYATSTPTEYIVEYKDDATAFNGVKKAQIGGKGAINNAITAHLFPQLEQAGVPTHFIERLSDTEQRVRAVTIIPVEVIVRNVAAGSFSKRLGIEEGTPLSRPVVEYCYKSDALGDPLINTDTAVALGWATPEQLSRIRELALNVQAFLVPYFLERGVRLIDFKLEFGTLQDGTVVLADEISPDTCRFWDAETNEKMDKDRFRRDLGGVEDAYAEMLRRVTAPAQG; from the coding sequence ATGAGCACGAACATCAGCAGGGGCGAACTGAAGTACGAAGGCAAAGCCAAACGCGTGTACGCGACCTCCACCCCCACCGAGTACATCGTGGAATACAAGGATGACGCCACGGCGTTCAACGGCGTCAAGAAAGCCCAGATTGGCGGGAAGGGTGCCATCAACAACGCCATCACCGCCCACCTGTTCCCGCAGCTGGAGCAGGCCGGGGTGCCCACGCATTTCATCGAGCGGCTCAGTGACACCGAGCAGCGCGTGCGGGCCGTGACGATCATTCCCGTGGAGGTCATCGTGCGCAACGTGGCCGCCGGCAGTTTCAGCAAACGCCTGGGCATCGAGGAGGGCACGCCGCTGTCCCGGCCGGTTGTGGAGTACTGCTACAAGAGTGACGCGCTGGGCGACCCGCTCATCAACACCGACACCGCCGTCGCGCTGGGCTGGGCCACGCCGGAACAGCTCTCCCGCATCCGGGAACTGGCGCTGAACGTGCAGGCGTTCCTGGTGCCGTACTTCCTGGAGCGCGGCGTGCGCCTGATCGACTTCAAGCTGGAGTTCGGCACACTTCAGGACGGCACGGTCGTGCTGGCCGACGAGATCAGCCCCGACACCTGCCGCTTCTGGGACGCCGAAACGAACGAGAAAATGGACAAGGACCGCTTCCGCCGCGATCTGGGCGGCGTGGAGGACGCCTACGCCGAGATGCTGCGCCGCGTGACTGCGCCCGCCCAGGGCTGA
- the purQ gene encoding phosphoribosylformylglycinamidine synthase subunit PurQ, giving the protein MNTAVIQFPGSNCDTDALHAARLLLDERAQFVWHTEAGLPEGTDLVFLPGGFSYGDHLRSGAIAARSPIMQAVKAHADRGGFVLGVCNGFQVLTESGLLPGALSRNRELHFMCRPVHLRVENAATAFTGAYQAGQVIEVPIAHGEGNYYADAGTIARLEGNGQVVFRYVDNPNGSLNDIAGIVNERGNVLGMMPHPERAVEALLGSEDGAGLFHSLKAALVNG; this is encoded by the coding sequence ATGAACACGGCCGTCATCCAGTTTCCCGGCAGCAACTGCGACACGGACGCCCTGCACGCCGCGCGCCTGCTGCTCGACGAGCGCGCGCAGTTCGTGTGGCACACCGAGGCGGGCCTGCCAGAAGGGACGGACCTGGTGTTCCTGCCGGGCGGCTTCAGCTACGGCGACCACCTGCGCAGCGGCGCGATCGCGGCGCGCAGCCCGATCATGCAGGCCGTCAAGGCGCACGCCGACCGGGGTGGGTTCGTGCTGGGCGTGTGCAACGGCTTTCAGGTGCTGACCGAGTCGGGCCTGCTGCCCGGCGCACTGTCGCGCAACCGCGAACTGCACTTCATGTGCCGGCCCGTGCACCTGCGCGTGGAGAACGCCGCGACGGCCTTCACCGGCGCGTACCAGGCGGGACAGGTGATTGAGGTGCCCATCGCGCACGGCGAGGGGAACTACTACGCGGACGCCGGAACCATCGCCCGCCTTGAAGGCAACGGGCAGGTCGTGTTCCGGTACGTGGACAACCCCAACGGCTCTCTGAACGACATTGCCGGCATCGTGAACGAGCGCGGAAACGTGCTGGGCATGATGCCGCACCCCGAGCGGGCCGTGGAGGCCCTGCTGGGCAGCGAGGACGGCGCCGGCCTCTTTCACAGCCTGAAGGCCGCGCTGGTGAACGGGTGA
- a CDS encoding DR2241 family protein, whose translation MRSLVLIGHGSHLNGDSAVAVYRYAELIRERGLFDEVIEGYWKEEPSLRQVLKTTASTDVTVIPMFISEGYFTETVIPREMGLGHQGPVPPEGIARVIGGRTVRYTLPYGVHPSMGDVILARAREALPDFNAQDTALIVLGHGTTRNENSNRVIYQNADRLRESGLFAEVHALFLDEEPKVGTWPDVVRAPRVVVVPFFASEGWHTLETIPEDMGLTGTVTTFAENPHGAQQVHYARPVGTHAAVADVILHLAEEARGAGGPGGDAERGHEAAWQAFLERARRGLRVGEMMIMPERGVFELRHMLDEGVPGGELATLVTPEGLRDRVRFTDGGEHRPVHTLRNLPRGWRAVLSEADLRRAVHYTYPAVVEETYAHACHALRPTPWATTARRQTGIYAKVQKATPDQVEHVARDVCSACLRTRLWAGHKLTHSFLDGVPGGLPCAEACTFVVAEVREEVSGKRGAGGGHSH comes from the coding sequence ATGCGTTCACTGGTGCTGATAGGTCACGGCTCTCACCTGAATGGGGATTCGGCCGTCGCGGTGTACCGCTACGCGGAACTGATCCGCGAACGCGGCCTGTTCGACGAGGTGATCGAGGGGTACTGGAAGGAGGAGCCGTCGCTGCGGCAGGTGCTTAAAACCACCGCCAGCACCGACGTGACCGTCATTCCGATGTTCATCAGCGAGGGGTACTTCACCGAAACCGTGATTCCACGCGAGATGGGCCTGGGCCACCAGGGCCCCGTGCCGCCCGAAGGAATCGCCCGCGTGATCGGGGGGCGCACCGTACGCTACACCCTGCCGTACGGCGTGCACCCCAGCATGGGGGACGTGATCCTGGCCCGCGCCCGCGAGGCCCTGCCGGATTTCAACGCGCAGGACACCGCGCTGATCGTGCTGGGTCACGGCACCACCCGCAACGAGAACAGCAACCGCGTGATCTACCAGAACGCCGACCGGCTGCGTGAGAGCGGCCTGTTCGCGGAGGTGCACGCCCTGTTTCTCGATGAGGAGCCCAAAGTGGGCACCTGGCCGGACGTGGTGCGCGCGCCGCGCGTGGTGGTCGTGCCGTTCTTCGCCTCGGAAGGGTGGCACACGCTGGAGACCATCCCGGAAGACATGGGCCTGACCGGCACCGTGACCACCTTCGCCGAGAATCCCCACGGCGCTCAGCAGGTGCATTACGCCCGCCCTGTGGGGACGCACGCCGCGGTGGCGGACGTGATCCTGCACCTGGCGGAGGAGGCGCGCGGCGCCGGCGGCCCGGGCGGGGACGCGGAACGCGGGCATGAGGCCGCGTGGCAGGCGTTCCTGGAGCGCGCCCGCCGGGGCCTGCGCGTGGGCGAGATGATGATCATGCCGGAACGCGGCGTGTTCGAACTGCGGCACATGCTGGACGAGGGCGTGCCCGGCGGGGAACTGGCAACGCTGGTCACGCCCGAGGGCCTGCGTGACCGGGTGCGCTTCACGGACGGCGGCGAGCACCGCCCGGTGCACACCCTGCGCAACCTGCCGCGCGGCTGGCGCGCCGTGCTCAGCGAGGCCGACCTGCGCCGCGCCGTGCACTACACGTACCCGGCCGTGGTGGAGGAAACGTACGCGCACGCCTGCCACGCCCTGCGCCCCACGCCGTGGGCGACCACCGCCCGGCGGCAGACCGGCATCTACGCGAAGGTGCAGAAGGCCACGCCGGATCAGGTGGAGCACGTGGCCCGCGACGTGTGCAGCGCCTGCCTGCGCACCCGCCTGTGGGCGGGGCACAAACTCACGCACTCGTTCCTCGACGGCGTCCCCGGCGGGCTGCCGTGCGCGGAGGCCTGCACGTTCGTGGTGGCCGAGGTGCGGGAGGAAGTCAGCGGAAAACGCGGCGCGGGCGGCGGCCACAGCCACTAG
- a CDS encoding S41 family peptidase translates to MKRPARRPSLRPALQGQPVLPLLRAARAAGLTALLLGAGVPPALAQGVSPAQDVFNRTNQLLQNEYGGLSAVDRAALTREYQLRLDNVCAPTPDTCAEAKAYPVLEAELTALGDEHSFFQTPEDYRDFRASVTGGNRLQFGVKLAALDGQNRVVTEVVPGSAAEEAGLQRGDTLLTINSKPYTYEALRAAREKGETITLGLERLGQPQSITIAARESSTVDLPRLTLVPSGTAQVAVLRIPTFLSGGGVAQRVHDLVGQAQTAQAAGLIVDLRGNTGGSLAECDSAVSAFVPSLTRLARTADGNARTVVSRGTRLEDGRLAGSVRNPNLWTGPMTVLVDEGSASCSEFFAFEIQYARRGPVIGEQTAGVGNTATRVFPVGEGALQLTILNYAKPDGTSYPVSVTPNIVRDQGEAAVRQLTRGVDALLQDGLQALRSAPTLSMDPFRNPR, encoded by the coding sequence ATGAAACGCCCCGCACGCCGCCCGTCGCTGCGACCTGCCCTGCAGGGACAGCCTGTCCTGCCGCTTCTTCGCGCCGCGCGCGCGGCAGGTCTCACGGCGCTGCTGCTGGGCGCGGGCGTGCCCCCGGCCCTCGCGCAGGGCGTGTCCCCCGCACAGGACGTGTTCAACCGCACCAACCAGCTGCTCCAGAACGAGTACGGCGGCCTGTCCGCCGTGGACCGCGCCGCCCTGACCCGCGAGTACCAGCTGCGGCTCGACAACGTCTGCGCGCCCACGCCCGACACCTGCGCCGAAGCGAAGGCATACCCGGTGCTGGAAGCTGAACTGACCGCGCTGGGCGACGAGCACTCCTTCTTCCAGACGCCGGAGGATTACCGCGACTTCCGTGCGAGCGTCACCGGCGGCAACCGCCTGCAGTTCGGCGTGAAACTCGCCGCCCTTGACGGCCAGAACCGCGTGGTGACCGAAGTGGTGCCCGGCAGTGCCGCGGAAGAAGCCGGCCTGCAGCGCGGCGACACGCTGCTCACCATCAACTCGAAGCCCTACACGTACGAAGCGTTGCGCGCCGCCCGCGAGAAAGGCGAGACCATCACGCTGGGCCTGGAGCGCCTCGGGCAGCCGCAGAGCATCACCATCGCGGCGCGGGAAAGCAGCACCGTGGACCTCCCGCGCCTGACCCTGGTGCCCAGCGGGACAGCCCAGGTGGCGGTGCTGCGCATCCCCACCTTCCTGTCCGGCGGCGGCGTGGCGCAGCGCGTGCATGACCTGGTGGGGCAGGCGCAGACGGCCCAGGCGGCCGGGCTGATCGTGGACCTGCGCGGCAACACCGGCGGCAGCCTCGCCGAGTGTGACAGCGCCGTGAGTGCCTTCGTGCCCAGCCTCACCCGGCTGGCCCGCACCGCCGACGGGAACGCCCGCACCGTCGTGAGCCGCGGCACCCGCCTGGAAGATGGTCGCCTGGCCGGCAGCGTACGCAACCCGAACCTCTGGACCGGCCCCATGACCGTCCTGGTCGACGAGGGCAGCGCCTCGTGCAGCGAGTTCTTCGCCTTCGAGATCCAGTACGCGCGCCGCGGGCCGGTGATCGGGGAACAGACCGCCGGGGTGGGCAACACCGCCACCCGCGTGTTCCCTGTGGGGGAGGGCGCCCTGCAGCTCACGATCCTGAACTACGCCAAACCGGACGGCACCTCCTACCCCGTGAGCGTCACGCCGAACATCGTGCGTGACCAGGGCGAGGCGGCCGTGCGGCAGCTCACGCGCGGCGTGGACGCCCTGCTGCAGGACGGTCTGCAGGCGCTGCGGAGCGCGCCGACCCTGAGCATGGACCCGTTCCGCAACCCCCGCTGA
- a CDS encoding DUF4385 domain-containing protein, with amino-acid sequence MPKFDYSLNYAALDLRAQPELYRVGVGEQGVLLVQPYKGELLPHWRFATPDLARTSSDTLYGMFLAYLKAGDFVGADMARKFLQMGYTRARRYANHRGGRKYEGPVPEEKKGQSGAHGRAERPRDPEDPVKAESALIFRAKWQEAEANEAYARLKREHKARYG; translated from the coding sequence GTGCCGAAATTTGATTACTCCCTGAATTACGCCGCGCTCGACCTGCGCGCCCAGCCGGAACTGTACCGGGTGGGCGTGGGAGAGCAGGGCGTGCTGCTTGTGCAGCCGTACAAGGGTGAACTGCTGCCCCACTGGCGTTTCGCCACGCCCGACCTGGCGAGAACCAGCAGCGACACGCTGTACGGGATGTTCCTGGCGTACCTGAAAGCCGGGGATTTCGTGGGTGCCGACATGGCCCGCAAGTTCCTGCAGATGGGCTACACCCGTGCGCGCCGGTACGCGAACCACCGGGGCGGCCGGAAGTACGAGGGACCCGTGCCGGAGGAGAAGAAAGGGCAGAGCGGCGCGCACGGCCGCGCAGAACGTCCCCGCGACCCGGAGGACCCGGTGAAGGCCGAATCGGCCCTGATCTTCCGCGCGAAATGGCAGGAAGCCGAAGCGAACGAGGCGTACGCCCGGCTGAAGCGCGAGCACAAGGCCAGGTACGGCTGA
- a CDS encoding molybdenum cofactor guanylyltransferase → MTGSDCPFSAAVTAGGQSSRFGSDKALALLNGQTLLERVCASLAGCRTRLLVAPPGRYVLSGWQAVPDTRPGEGPLGGLEAALRAAPDGWVAFAGVDMPFLTEAYWAALWAARTPGALSVQALNGEGRAQPLAALYHTGLRERVTAQLNAGERRLRQAAPPAQVVTVAGLPVSALRNVNTPADLNGS, encoded by the coding sequence ATGACCGGCAGCGACTGTCCCTTCAGCGCCGCAGTCACGGCGGGCGGGCAATCCAGCCGTTTCGGGTCCGACAAGGCCCTGGCCCTGCTGAACGGTCAGACGCTGCTGGAACGGGTGTGCGCCAGCCTCGCCGGGTGCAGGACGCGGCTGCTGGTCGCTCCGCCGGGCCGGTACGTCCTGAGCGGCTGGCAGGCGGTGCCGGACACCCGGCCCGGCGAAGGGCCGCTGGGCGGACTGGAGGCGGCGCTGCGCGCCGCGCCGGACGGCTGGGTGGCGTTCGCAGGCGTGGATATGCCCTTTCTGACCGAGGCGTACTGGGCGGCGCTCTGGGCGGCGCGCACGCCGGGCGCCCTGAGCGTGCAGGCGCTGAACGGCGAGGGCCGCGCGCAGCCGCTCGCTGCGCTGTACCACACGGGCCTGCGCGAGCGGGTCACGGCGCAGCTGAATGCCGGAGAACGCCGGCTACGGCAGGCCGCGCCGCCCGCCCAGGTGGTGACGGTCGCGGGCCTGCCCGTGAGCGCCCTGCGGAACGTGAACACCCCGGCAGACCTGAACGGGTCCTGA
- a CDS encoding MFS transporter, with amino-acid sequence MSAPAPVTVPPAPDPAPFRLSAAQQGLIASNFLMWGGFFAVIPLVTVHFSGPTAHGGLGWSAASVGLVLGLRQVTQQGLTVFGGAWSDRLGPKPLILAGCLLRTLGFAWMGFTDTLPVLLAAATLAGVGGGLFDAPKSAAITQVTPAGHRTRMFSLTSLSGNAGMVTGPLIGAALLGLSFRTAALAAASVYLLAAVVLAVTLPHLRPERGAGRSLDGLRVAAQNTRFRRFTLVLIGYFILSTQINVAVTLKAIALAGESATGPLYGLSAGLAVALQYPLLRAVERFLPTRAALVAAVALVGLSLGLMSLATSFPALLACVALYSLGTMTVYPTQQTLTSRFAPPERVGSYFGFSAISLGVGGAVGSVLGGALVDAGARAGVPALPWVTLAVIGLFTALGLHWALQGMDAPGEAAQA; translated from the coding sequence GTGAGTGCGCCTGCCCCTGTGACCGTTCCGCCCGCGCCGGACCCGGCGCCGTTCCGGCTGTCCGCGGCGCAGCAGGGACTGATCGCATCGAACTTCCTGATGTGGGGCGGGTTCTTCGCCGTGATTCCGCTAGTGACCGTGCACTTCAGCGGGCCCACGGCGCACGGGGGGCTGGGGTGGAGCGCCGCGAGCGTGGGTCTGGTGCTGGGCCTGCGGCAGGTGACGCAGCAGGGCCTGACGGTGTTCGGCGGAGCGTGGTCCGACCGGCTGGGTCCCAAACCGCTCATTCTGGCCGGGTGCCTGCTGCGCACGCTCGGGTTCGCGTGGATGGGCTTTACCGACACCCTGCCGGTGCTGCTGGCCGCCGCGACCCTGGCCGGCGTGGGCGGCGGTCTGTTCGACGCGCCCAAAAGCGCAGCGATCACCCAGGTGACTCCAGCCGGGCACCGCACCCGGATGTTCAGCCTGACCAGCCTGTCCGGAAACGCCGGCATGGTGACAGGCCCGCTGATCGGCGCGGCGCTGCTGGGACTGAGTTTCCGTACGGCGGCCCTCGCGGCGGCCAGCGTGTACCTGCTGGCCGCCGTGGTGCTGGCCGTCACGCTGCCGCACCTGCGGCCTGAACGTGGCGCGGGCCGCAGCCTGGACGGCCTGCGGGTGGCGGCGCAGAACACCCGCTTCCGGCGGTTCACGCTGGTGCTGATCGGGTACTTCATCCTCAGCACGCAGATCAACGTGGCGGTCACCCTGAAAGCCATCGCGCTGGCGGGCGAAAGCGCCACCGGCCCGCTGTACGGGCTGTCCGCCGGCCTGGCGGTGGCGCTGCAGTACCCACTGCTGCGGGCCGTGGAACGGTTCCTGCCGACCCGGGCGGCGCTGGTGGCGGCGGTGGCGCTGGTGGGCCTGAGCCTGGGTCTGATGAGCCTCGCTACGTCGTTTCCGGCGCTGCTGGCGTGCGTGGCGCTGTACTCGCTGGGCACCATGACGGTGTATCCCACCCAGCAGACCCTCACGTCGCGGTTCGCGCCGCCGGAGCGGGTGGGCAGTTACTTCGGGTTCTCCGCGATCAGCCTGGGCGTGGGCGGCGCGGTGGGCAGCGTGCTGGGCGGCGCCCTCGTGGACGCCGGCGCCCGGGCGGGTGTGCCGGCCCTGCCGTGGGTCACGCTGGCCGTGATCGGGCTGTTCACGGCGCTGGGCCTGCACTGGGCGCTGCAGGGAATGGACGCGCCGGGCGAGGCCGCCCAGGCCTGA
- a CDS encoding Dps family protein — protein MTKKSKAAPKKPAPTQATSDGKAPAGRSTGQASADAAHLNTTNNALVDHNYLTEGEFGTVAETLQRNLATSISLYLKFKKYHWDIRGRFFRDLHLAYDEFIAEIFPSIDEQAERLVALGGSPIAAPSDIQRYTVVQVPTETVRDARTQVADLVADLTRVSRGYRDDSQTVDDANDPATADMYNGYAATSDKIRWMLQAMMDDDRMN, from the coding sequence ATGACCAAGAAGAGCAAGGCCGCCCCGAAGAAACCCGCGCCCACCCAGGCGACCAGTGACGGCAAAGCCCCGGCCGGCCGCTCGACCGGTCAGGCCAGCGCGGACGCCGCGCACCTGAACACCACGAACAACGCCCTGGTGGACCACAACTACCTCACGGAGGGGGAGTTCGGCACGGTTGCCGAGACCCTGCAGCGCAACCTGGCGACGTCCATCAGCCTGTACCTGAAATTCAAGAAGTACCACTGGGATATCCGCGGGCGCTTCTTCCGGGACCTGCACCTCGCGTACGACGAGTTCATTGCCGAGATCTTCCCCAGCATCGACGAGCAGGCCGAGCGGCTTGTGGCCCTGGGCGGCAGCCCCATTGCCGCGCCCAGCGACATCCAGCGCTACACCGTGGTGCAGGTGCCCACCGAGACCGTCCGTGACGCGCGGACGCAGGTGGCGGACCTTGTCGCGGACCTGACGCGCGTCAGCCGCGGCTACCGCGACGACAGCCAGACGGTGGACGACGCCAACGACCCCGCCACGGCCGACATGTACAACGGGTACGCCGCCACCAGCGACAAGATCCGCTGGATGCTGCAGGCAATGATGGACGACGACCGCATGAACTGA
- the purS gene encoding phosphoribosylformylglycinamidine synthase subunit PurS codes for MSTFKAKVFVTLKPSILDPQGRTVERALSHLDHGNVGGVRVGKYIELTLSGTREAVETQLRDITENVLSNPVMEDARWELSEA; via the coding sequence ATGTCCACCTTTAAAGCCAAAGTGTTCGTGACCCTGAAACCCAGCATCCTCGACCCGCAGGGCCGCACCGTCGAGCGCGCCCTGTCGCACCTTGATCACGGGAACGTGGGCGGCGTGCGCGTCGGCAAGTACATTGAACTGACGCTGTCCGGCACGCGCGAGGCTGTAGAAACGCAGCTCAGGGACATCACGGAGAACGTCCTCTCGAATCCCGTGATGGAGGACGCCCGCTGGGAGCTGAGCGAGGCATGA